The genomic segment CCAGGGCCACGAGCCCGTGCTCGCCGACCTCCTGGGCCGCGGCCAGCTCCGTCAGGTGCGCGTGCAGGTCGAGCCCGCGCCGGGCGGCCTCCTCGGCGTACGGGGCCGGGACGGAGGTGTCCACGAACCAGCCGAAGACGTCGCCCACGCCGCTCTGGCCGGCCTCGTAGCCCCACAGGCCCGGCACGATGCCTCCGTCGACGACGCCGCACATGCCGGGGACCTCGCCGAGCCGGTCCGAGCTCATCACGTGGCAGGTGGAGGTGCCCATCACCGCGAGCATCTGGCCGGCCCCGGTGGCCTGGGCGGCCGGCGCGGTCACGTGCGCGTCGATGTTGCCGACCGCGACGGCGATGCCCTCCGGCAGGCCGGTCCACGCCGCCGCCTGCGCCGTGAGCCCGCCGGCCCGCGCGCCGAGGTCGGCGATGGGCTGCTCGACCTTGTCGGCCACGAAGCCGGCGAAGCCGGGGTCGAGCGCCGCGAGGAACTCGCGCGAGGGGTACTGCCCGTCCTGGTGGATGGCCTTGTAGCCGGTGGTGCACGCGTTGCGCACGTACGCGCCGCACAGCTGCCACACGATCCAGTCGGCGGCCTCCACCCACCGCTCGGTGGCGGCGTAGACCTCCGGGTCCTCCTCGAGCAGCTGCAGGCCCTTGGCGAACTCCCACTCGCTGGAGATGCGGCCGCCGTAGCGGGCCAGCCACGGCTCCCCGCGCTCGGCGGCCAGGGCGTTGATCCGGTCGGCGTGGGACTGGGCGGCGTGGTGCTTCCACAGCTTCACGTAGGCGTGGGGCCTGTCCGCGAACCGCTCCAGCTCGCACAGCGGGGTGCCGTCGGCCAGGGTCGGGACCATGGTGCAGGCGGTGAAGTCGGTGCCGACGCCGACGACGTCGGCGGCGTCGACGCCGCTGGCGGCGAGCGCCGCGGGCACCGCCTGCTGGAGCACCTCGACGTAGTCCCGCGGCACCTGCAGCGCCCAGTCCGGCGGCAGCGCCGGGCCCGGGCGCCCGTCGACGTCCAGGGACCGCTCGAGCACCGCGTGCCGGTAGGGGTGGACGGCGCTGCCCAGCTCCGCGCCGTCGGTCACCCGGACGACCACGGCGCGCCCGGACAGCGTGCCGTAGTCGACGCCGACCACCACCGCGCGGGCGGGGTCGGGGCGGGTCGTGGGGGCGCTGGCCGTCATCGCGTGGTCTCCTCCGCCGGGCGTGCCGCCCGCGGGGACACCGGCGGCCGACAGCGATTGTGAGCGTTCACATCGTCTCGGGTCAAGGCTCCGCCGAGCGGCCCGCCGGCCCTGCGGCGCTCGGGCGCCGGCCCTGCGGCGCTCGTCCGGCGCTCTTGCGCGGCTGCTGCCGCGGCTCAGCGGGCGCCGGGCGCGCGGCGCGGCGGCGCCGTGCTGTCGCGCACCACGAGGGTGGGCGCGACGGGGCGCGCGGCCGGCGCCGCGCCGGCCAGGCGGGCGAGGACGGCCTGCAGGCAGCGGCGCCCGAGCTCGGCGAAGTCCTGGCGCACGGTGGTCAGCGGGGGCGCGAAGAACGCGGCCTCCGGGACGTCGTCGAAGCCCACCACGCTCACGTCCCGGGGCACGTCGAGCCCGGCCTCGGCCAGGGCCCGCACGAGGCCCACGGCCATCTGGTCGTTGCCGGCGAAGACCGCCGTCACCGGCTCCGCCGCGGCCGCCAGCCGCTGCCCGGCGCGGTAGCCGGACAGCGGCGACCAGTCCCCTCCCAGCGGCTGCGGGACGGCGGCGCCGGCCTCGGCGAGCGCGGCGCGCCAGCCGGAGGCGCGGGCGCGGGCCTCCAGCCAGTCGAGCGGGCCCGTGACGTGGTGGACGGTGGCGTGGCCCAGGGCGAGCAGGTGCCGCACGGCCAGGCGCGCCCCGGTCTCCTGGTCGACCGAGACGCCGTGGACGCCCCCTGCGGCCGAGACCTCGACCGTCACGAGCGGGACGGCGGCCTCCACGGCGCGCGCGGCGTCGACCGCGGCGTCCTGGGGCGCGATGACCACCAGGGCGTCGACCGACTGGACCATCAGGTGCTCCACGGCGGCCCGCATCGCCGCCGCGCCGACGTCCGCCAGCACGGTGACGCTGACGACGTACCCGGCCGCGCGGGCGGCCTCCTCCAGCCCCAGCAGGGTGCTGGTGGGGCCGTAGTGGGCGGTGGCGGCGCTGACGACGCCGATGGCGTGCGACTGGCGCGTGACCAGGGCGCGCGCCGCGGTGTTGGGGCGGTACCCGAGGTCGGCGATGGCGCGCTCCACCCGGTCGCGCGTGGCCGGCCGCACGCTGGGGTGCCCGTTGATCACGCGGGAGACCGTCTGGTGGGACACCCCCGCCCGGGCCGCCACGTCGGCCATCACGGGCGTGCGAGCCGGCGAGGGGGTGCGCGGGCCAGCGTCGGGCAGCACCGTCCCCTCCTCCGCAGCGGCCTCCTGCACGGAGGGTACTGGCCGCGCGGCCGGATGTGAGCGCTCACGCGACCGCCGCCGCGACCCGCCCCGGCTGGTCGCCCGCCGCCCTCGACCCCCGCCCGGCCTACCCTCGCCGCGTGCCGCAGGAGCTCGGGGGCGTGCTGCCCAGCCCCAACGCCTGGTACCACCCCGAGGTCTACGAGCTGGAGGACCGCGTCGTCGACCCGGACGGCGCGGTCGGCGCCGCCGTGCGGTCCCTGCTCGGGCCGCGCGGCTGGGAGGGCCTGCGGGTCCTCGACGTCGGGTGCGGCGCGGGCGCCGGCCTGGCGCGGTTCGCGACCGGGCCGGGCGCGGCGGCCCGGGTGGTCGGCGTCGAGCCGCACCCGCCGCTGCTGGAGGCCGCGCGGCGCCGCGCGGCCGGCCTGCCCGGGGCCGGCGCGGTGGCCGGCACCGCCCAGCGGCTGCCCCTGCCGGACGCCTCGGTCGACCTCGCCCACGCGCGCTGGGCGTACTTCTTCGGCCCGGGCTGCGAGCCGGGCCTGGCCGAGCTCGCCCGGGTGGTGCGCCCCGGCGGGCTGTCCGTGGTCGTCGACACCGACGCCACCCGCTCCACGTTCGGCGCCTGGTTCCGGCGCGCCGTCCCCCGGCACGACCCCGTGGCGGTCGAGCGCTTCTGGCGCCGCCAGGGCTGGCGGCGCGAGCAGCTGCTCGTGCGGTGGGCGGCGCCGGACCGCGCCGCCTTCGAGGCCGTCGTCCGCATCGAGCCGCCCCCCGCCGCGGCCGACGCCGCGCTCGCCGAGCACCCGGGCACCGAGCTGGACCACGCGCTCGTGCTGCGGTGGCGCCGCTCCTGAGCGGGCGCCCGAGCACGTCCCGGGCGCGTCCTCGGCAGGCGCCCGGGACGTGCTCGGGGCGGCCCCGGGTGCGACCTCGGGTGCGGCCCCGGGTGCGGCGGCGCGCCGGTGTGGCGTCGCGCCGCGCCGCGGAGCACAGTGACCCCATGACCATCCCGGACGCCGCGCAGGCGCACCCGACGGGCCAGCGCTCCGTCGCCCCGATCCGCTGGCCCCGCCCGTCGGCGGCGGCCGTCGCGCTGGTCCTGCTCTGGGTCCTCGGCGGCGTCGTCGGGGTCCTCGTGCCCTCGCTCATCGTGCCGCCGCAGGCGCTGAGCGCGCCCGGCGGCGCGCTGGCGGCGGCCTTCGGCTTCACCGCCCTCGGCGTGGTGCTCATGTGCGTGGCGGGCGTCGCCGGGGCCCGGCGCGAGGGCCACGCCGGGGTGCTCGTCGCCGCCGTCACCCCGTCGATCGCCCTGCTCATCGGCGGCCTGGCGATGGTCGGCAGCAAGCTCTTCCCCGTCACGCCGGTCTGACGGCGGGCGGCGTCGAGGGGGCGGGCGCGGCGGCGCCGGACTGTCGGTGCCGCCGCCTAGCGTCGTCCCGTGAGCTCCCGAGCAGGCCGCGCCCGCCCCACCTACCGCTGCGCCGAGTGCGGCTGGACGTCGGCGAAGTGGGTGGGCCGCTGCGGCGAGTGCCAGGCGTGGGGCACGGTGGAGGAGGCCGCGGCGGCGCCCGGGCGCACCGCGCCGGTGGCCGTGAGCACCCCGGCGCGGCCCATCGCCGAGATCGACGTCGAGCCGGTGCGCGCGCGCCCGACGGGGATGGAGGAGCTCGACCGCGTGCTCGGCGGCGGGCTGGTGCCGGGGGCGGTGGTGCTGCTGTCGGGCGAGCCGGGC from the Quadrisphaera sp. DSM 44207 genome contains:
- the araB gene encoding ribulokinase, producing MTASAPTTRPDPARAVVVGVDYGTLSGRAVVVRVTDGAELGSAVHPYRHAVLERSLDVDGRPGPALPPDWALQVPRDYVEVLQQAVPAALAASGVDAADVVGVGTDFTACTMVPTLADGTPLCELERFADRPHAYVKLWKHHAAQSHADRINALAAERGEPWLARYGGRISSEWEFAKGLQLLEEDPEVYAATERWVEAADWIVWQLCGAYVRNACTTGYKAIHQDGQYPSREFLAALDPGFAGFVADKVEQPIADLGARAGGLTAQAAAWTGLPEGIAVAVGNIDAHVTAPAAQATGAGQMLAVMGTSTCHVMSSDRLGEVPGMCGVVDGGIVPGLWGYEAGQSGVGDVFGWFVDTSVPAPYAEEAARRGLDLHAHLTELAAAQEVGEHGLVALDWHSGNRSVLVDHELSGVVVGQTLATRPEDTYRALLEATAFGTRVIVEAFEEAGVPVTELVVAGGLLKNQLLMQIYADVTRRPLSTIVSQQGPALGAAIHAAVAAGAHPDVHAAAAAMGRVRRAVHTPDEERARAYDALYAEYRRLHDLFGRAERGSELDVLHRLRDVRRTAVRRAGRGPGAASDHEEYETSGAAEGTREEATA
- a CDS encoding LacI family DNA-binding transcriptional regulator gives rise to the protein MADVAARAGVSHQTVSRVINGHPSVRPATRDRVERAIADLGYRPNTAARALVTRQSHAIGVVSAATAHYGPTSTLLGLEEAARAAGYVVSVTVLADVGAAAMRAAVEHLMVQSVDALVVIAPQDAAVDAARAVEAAVPLVTVEVSAAGGVHGVSVDQETGARLAVRHLLALGHATVHHVTGPLDWLEARARASGWRAALAEAGAAVPQPLGGDWSPLSGYRAGQRLAAAAEPVTAVFAGNDQMAVGLVRALAEAGLDVPRDVSVVGFDDVPEAAFFAPPLTTVRQDFAELGRRCLQAVLARLAGAAPAARPVAPTLVVRDSTAPPRRAPGAR
- a CDS encoding class I SAM-dependent methyltransferase translates to MPQELGGVLPSPNAWYHPEVYELEDRVVDPDGAVGAAVRSLLGPRGWEGLRVLDVGCGAGAGLARFATGPGAAARVVGVEPHPPLLEAARRRAAGLPGAGAVAGTAQRLPLPDASVDLAHARWAYFFGPGCEPGLAELARVVRPGGLSVVVDTDATRSTFGAWFRRAVPRHDPVAVERFWRRQGWRREQLLVRWAAPDRAAFEAVVRIEPPPAAADAALAEHPGTELDHALVLRWRRS